The following coding sequences lie in one Enterococcus sp. 9E7_DIV0242 genomic window:
- a CDS encoding histidine phosphatase family protein → MKKIKLWLILVLTVGLSLAACGSSAAEQEKSSTSASTEKTDEPITIYLVRHGKTWFNTMNQVQGYSDSPLTEIGEKQAEAVGEGLQDIVFTSAFSSDLARQRNTAKLILSQNAEKAPELTELVGFREKNFGSFEGQSNDAMNIAVAEDLKLDYPTDSDELWNFLKEQLGEEELADHIAKVDPEQEAETYEEIKARAAAVMEEMIEQAEKNGGGNVLVVSSGGIIPIIMEAIAPGEYKGEKISNCSVTTLTYEDGTYAIEKIGDTTFADQVKQ, encoded by the coding sequence ATGAAGAAGATAAAACTATGGTTGATTCTCGTATTGACTGTTGGATTGAGTCTTGCGGCGTGCGGCTCATCTGCAGCAGAGCAAGAAAAAAGCAGCACCTCTGCATCGACGGAGAAGACCGATGAACCAATCACTATTTATCTGGTTCGTCATGGAAAAACGTGGTTTAACACGATGAATCAAGTACAGGGGTATAGTGACAGTCCGTTAACTGAAATCGGCGAGAAGCAAGCAGAAGCAGTGGGCGAGGGCTTACAGGATATTGTCTTTACATCAGCCTTTTCCAGTGATTTGGCACGTCAAAGAAACACCGCTAAGCTGATTTTAAGCCAAAATGCAGAGAAAGCACCTGAGCTGACAGAGCTTGTCGGTTTTAGAGAAAAAAATTTCGGCAGCTTTGAAGGGCAATCCAATGATGCCATGAACATTGCGGTAGCAGAGGACTTGAAGCTGGACTATCCAACCGATAGTGACGAGCTGTGGAATTTTTTGAAAGAGCAGCTTGGTGAAGAAGAGTTAGCTGACCATATTGCCAAGGTCGATCCGGAACAAGAGGCTGAAACCTATGAAGAAATCAAAGCCCGTGCTGCGGCTGTGATGGAAGAAATGATCGAACAGGCAGAAAAAAACGGCGGCGGCAATGTGCTGGTCGTTTCCTCCGGTGGGATCATTCCCATCATCATGGAGGCAATTGCACCTGGCGAATACAAGGGCGAGAAAATCAGTAATTGCAGTGTAACTACGCTGACCTATGAGGACGGAACATATGCCATTGAAAAAATCGGTGACACGACCTTTGCGGACCAAGTGAAACAATAG
- a CDS encoding glycoside hydrolase family 1 protein produces the protein MNKEFPKDFLWGAATSAYQVEGAAETDGKGLSQQDIINKERNEKFGFADASVASDHYHMYKEDIALFKEMGFTSYRFSIAWSRIFPNGDDVVNEAGVQFYRDLIKELKDNGIEPIPTLYHYDLPWALVEKYGGWLSREVVKDFEIFAKYVINEFKDDIKYWITLNEQSIIVQYWTQKCYVLPEYQENNQLRYQINHHMNLAQATAVKYIHEVGGLAGPALGYAPVYARTCKPEDQLAALNANDLRNTYYLDVYFKGYYNVAALTYLKQAGLAPVMEDGDEAFFAENISDFFAINYYDSQCAHACPEGAERSWSGYNLSGKKGDMSGFETHPGFYQMCPNPELRTTDWDWAIDPIGLEYVYRDLYTRYKIPFMITENGLGAYDELTADEKVHDDYRIDYFREHIQATKRAMDMGVEVVGYMPWSAIDLLSTSNGYKKRYGLVYVDRTDEDPKACRRIRKDSFYWYKKVIASDGVDLD, from the coding sequence ATGAACAAAGAATTTCCCAAAGACTTCCTGTGGGGAGCAGCAACAAGTGCCTATCAAGTCGAGGGGGCAGCAGAGACAGACGGAAAAGGCTTGTCGCAACAAGATATCATCAATAAAGAAAGAAATGAAAAATTTGGCTTTGCGGATGCCAGTGTAGCTAGTGATCACTACCATATGTACAAAGAAGACATCGCCTTATTCAAAGAGATGGGTTTTACCAGCTATCGTTTTTCGATTGCATGGTCTCGCATTTTTCCAAATGGGGACGATGTTGTCAATGAAGCAGGGGTTCAGTTTTACCGTGATTTAATCAAAGAGTTGAAGGACAATGGGATTGAGCCGATTCCGACCTTGTATCATTACGATTTGCCTTGGGCACTGGTAGAAAAATATGGCGGTTGGCTTTCTCGAGAGGTCGTCAAGGATTTTGAAATTTTTGCTAAATATGTCATCAATGAATTCAAGGATGACATAAAATACTGGATCACATTGAATGAGCAAAGTATCATCGTTCAATATTGGACACAAAAATGTTATGTCTTGCCGGAATATCAAGAGAATAACCAGTTACGTTATCAAATCAATCATCACATGAATCTGGCTCAGGCAACAGCAGTCAAGTATATTCATGAAGTTGGCGGCTTAGCTGGTCCGGCTTTAGGCTATGCTCCGGTTTATGCGAGAACCTGCAAGCCGGAAGACCAATTAGCAGCCCTGAATGCCAATGACTTGAGGAACACCTATTATCTGGATGTTTACTTTAAAGGGTACTACAATGTTGCGGCATTGACCTATTTGAAGCAGGCGGGATTGGCACCGGTCATGGAAGACGGCGATGAAGCGTTCTTTGCAGAAAATATTTCTGATTTCTTTGCCATCAATTATTATGACAGTCAGTGCGCACATGCGTGTCCGGAAGGGGCAGAAAGAAGCTGGTCAGGATATAATCTAAGTGGGAAAAAAGGAGATATGTCTGGATTTGAAACACATCCCGGCTTCTATCAAATGTGTCCAAATCCTGAGTTGCGTACAACAGATTGGGATTGGGCGATCGATCCAATCGGGTTGGAATATGTCTATCGCGATTTATACACGCGCTACAAGATTCCTTTCATGATCACTGAAAATGGTTTAGGTGCCTACGATGAGTTGACTGCCGATGAAAAAGTTCATGACGATTATCGGATCGATTATTTTAGAGAACATATCCAGGCTACAAAACGAGCAATGGACATGGGTGTGGAGGTCGTTGGTTACATGCCATGGTCGGCTATCGATCTGTTGTCAACAAGTAACGGTTATAAAAAACGCTATGGCTTAGTTTATGTTGATCGGACAGACGAAGATCCCAAAGCGTGCAGACGTATCAGAAAAGATTCTTTTTATTGGTATAAAAAAGTTATTGCTTCTGACGGTGTGGACTTGGATTAA
- a CDS encoding YczE/YyaS/YitT family protein → MKKLFRYLLSIVGSSIVGIGVGLCVVTGLGADALGVLWEGLAGRLPVSVGQASLLVTGLCLVAVFFINKKELGLATILNPIATSIFTDLVIRQLVIEWPYYLKIGVVIVGISLIGIGSGIAAATDTGKEGYIALSFALSDTFQVDLAKVRMGLDLICFMAGMLLGGKFMLGPIIGVLLIGPLLKLSSQYSSQMIRPLLKVE, encoded by the coding sequence ATGAAAAAACTGTTTCGATATTTGCTATCGATTGTCGGCTCTTCAATTGTTGGAATCGGTGTTGGCTTATGCGTGGTCACTGGATTAGGTGCAGATGCTTTAGGCGTTTTATGGGAAGGGCTGGCGGGGCGACTGCCAGTCTCCGTAGGTCAAGCATCGTTACTGGTCACAGGTCTTTGCTTAGTTGCTGTATTTTTCATCAATAAGAAGGAGCTAGGCTTAGCGACGATCCTAAACCCAATTGCAACAAGTATTTTCACTGATCTGGTTATTCGTCAGTTAGTGATCGAATGGCCCTACTATCTAAAGATTGGTGTGGTCATTGTAGGTATCTCGTTGATAGGGATTGGTTCAGGAATTGCCGCAGCCACTGATACTGGGAAAGAGGGATATATTGCTCTGAGCTTTGCTTTGAGTGATACGTTTCAGGTTGATTTGGCGAAGGTAAGAATGGGGCTCGATTTGATCTGTTTTATGGCGGGTATGCTTCTTGGAGGGAAATTCATGTTGGGACCAATTATAGGTGTTCTCCTAATTGGCCCTTTGTTGAAGCTGTCCAGTCAGTACAGTAGCCAAATGATTCGACCGTTGCTGAAAGTAGAATAA
- a CDS encoding helix-turn-helix domain-containing protein: MKIGEHIQFYRKKKAWTQAELAERICSQSEISLIEQGKRTPSYDVLLKLCSRLNISIEDITEKSIDHIELLTTAFQRLNFLMLNREYEKMDRLLTDQTIWHAAYEKTDRQRLLYYQGIYTCFHLKENAEALNILKLGLTETLSLKDKNLHEILTRKKIFQKTETLLIGSIGAVLHLDKKYKEAEPFFVTACNNINDQAFRDHPSELAIIYYSASKNYKYLNKHIQALEMAVTGKNWVLSHHSTARLPELLYEIAENYRILDKQERAEYYYIRSLSAALSIEDIKIFDLMCEEYQVFTSMKELQRFLKVVSHVSNRESL, translated from the coding sequence ATGAAAATAGGCGAACACATCCAATTTTATCGAAAAAAGAAGGCCTGGACACAGGCTGAGTTGGCTGAACGGATTTGTTCTCAATCAGAAATCAGTCTGATCGAGCAAGGAAAACGAACGCCTTCTTACGATGTACTTTTGAAACTGTGCAGTAGGCTGAATATATCGATTGAAGATATCACAGAAAAATCCATCGATCATATAGAATTGCTAACGACGGCCTTTCAACGGCTCAATTTTCTTATGTTGAATCGAGAATATGAAAAAATGGATCGACTGCTGACAGACCAAACAATTTGGCACGCGGCTTACGAAAAGACAGATCGTCAACGGCTTTTGTATTATCAAGGAATCTACACCTGCTTCCATTTGAAAGAAAATGCGGAAGCTCTGAATATTTTAAAATTAGGGCTAACAGAAACACTCTCATTAAAGGACAAAAATCTGCATGAAATTCTTACTAGGAAAAAAATCTTTCAGAAAACAGAAACCTTGTTGATTGGTTCCATCGGCGCAGTTTTGCATCTTGACAAAAAATACAAGGAGGCCGAGCCTTTCTTTGTGACGGCCTGCAACAATATCAACGATCAGGCTTTTCGGGATCACCCCTCGGAGCTGGCCATCATCTACTACAGTGCCAGCAAAAACTACAAATATTTGAACAAGCATATACAGGCACTGGAAATGGCAGTAACAGGTAAAAATTGGGTATTATCTCATCATTCTACAGCTCGATTGCCTGAGCTATTGTATGAAATCGCTGAAAATTATCGGATATTGGATAAGCAAGAACGAGCAGAGTATTATTACATTCGTTCTCTTTCTGCCGCACTCTCGATCGAAGACATAAAAATCTTCGATTTGATGTGTGAAGAATACCAAGTGTTTACCTCAATGAAGGAGCTTCAACGCTTTTTGAAGGTAGTCTCACACGTATCGAACCGTGAGTCCCTCTAG
- a CDS encoding SMI1/KNR4 family protein, which translates to MFNQLKKLFTKNERTEKQIAEVVPKWTPFTGERLTTAHATYIKEMVAAAGRVDKERSVFGASTHKYRLKPVLSMAEVEAFEKRHQLTLPKDYVFFLTQVGNGGAGPYYGLSALEKVISSDEHAAAVSNEALIDKALTKEKWKRIMDETEEDDDLYDEAMARLYGGMLIVGTQGCTYDNLLLVNGSETGKIVYIDWNLDSDYGPYLTGMPFLDWYEQFFKEIIQGNSTTSYGYYRLGTEDELKRAYPTAEDKEKHDILRSLYRFSEVKESTIAFIQQRDNEELDVLRVELLLKFNEKAAMTMFDRLLDGENISAAVACARRIPDELKDEYYGTLKDLLRNEELQDKDSLIFFMKDCELFRGKDLIDFAMNESVEEADRKTAVWAISNAKDRMDYLDKFILWMDEGSYWVAHAALQGMAREEHSKLVEAYYRMWEKYHEDQMMRSNLVTAFKNNGVQIEKGRGGK; encoded by the coding sequence ATGTTTAATCAACTGAAAAAACTATTTACTAAAAATGAACGGACTGAAAAGCAGATAGCAGAGGTGGTGCCGAAATGGACACCCTTTACAGGAGAAAGACTGACGACCGCACATGCAACGTATATAAAAGAAATGGTTGCTGCTGCAGGGAGAGTAGACAAAGAGCGCTCAGTTTTTGGTGCAAGTACGCACAAGTATAGATTGAAACCAGTGCTGTCAATGGCTGAGGTTGAAGCTTTTGAAAAGCGCCATCAACTCACTTTACCGAAGGACTATGTGTTTTTCCTGACACAAGTAGGAAACGGCGGTGCTGGGCCCTACTATGGTTTATCTGCGCTGGAAAAAGTAATCAGTTCTGATGAGCATGCTGCTGCAGTGAGCAATGAAGCGCTAATTGATAAAGCCTTGACCAAAGAAAAATGGAAGCGAATCATGGATGAAACCGAAGAAGATGATGACTTATACGATGAGGCGATGGCTCGTTTGTATGGCGGGATGTTGATTGTTGGGACACAGGGATGTACCTACGATAATCTGCTGCTAGTCAACGGATCAGAAACCGGAAAAATCGTTTATATCGATTGGAATCTTGACTCGGATTACGGTCCATATCTAACAGGAATGCCCTTTTTGGACTGGTATGAACAGTTTTTCAAGGAAATCATTCAAGGCAATAGCACTACTTCGTATGGTTATTACAGGTTAGGAACAGAGGACGAGTTGAAACGTGCCTATCCTACAGCTGAAGATAAGGAAAAGCACGATATTTTAAGAAGCTTGTATCGATTTTCAGAAGTAAAGGAGAGTACGATTGCCTTTATCCAACAAAGAGATAACGAAGAACTGGATGTCTTAAGAGTAGAGCTGCTGTTGAAATTTAATGAGAAAGCAGCAATGACCATGTTTGATAGACTGCTCGATGGCGAAAATATCTCTGCGGCAGTTGCTTGTGCCAGACGAATACCGGATGAGCTGAAAGATGAGTATTATGGAACACTGAAGGATTTGTTACGCAATGAAGAGCTCCAGGATAAAGACAGTTTGATTTTCTTTATGAAGGATTGCGAGTTGTTTCGTGGTAAAGATTTGATTGACTTTGCGATGAATGAATCGGTGGAAGAAGCTGACCGGAAAACCGCAGTCTGGGCTATCAGCAATGCAAAGGATCGAATGGATTATCTCGATAAATTTATTCTTTGGATGGATGAAGGTTCTTATTGGGTCGCTCATGCAGCTCTGCAAGGAATGGCACGCGAAGAACATTCAAAACTAGTCGAAGCTTATTATCGAATGTGGGAAAAGTATCATGAAGATCAGATGATGCGTTCGAATTTAGTGACTGCGTTTAAGAACAATGGGGTTCAGATAGAGAAAGGTAGAGGGGGAAAATGA
- a CDS encoding class I SAM-dependent methyltransferase yields the protein MSKNYEVNYDLYADEYLKNRTINFQIYNLLSSLLNISKDNNILEYGCGTGNYLIELEKNYQCNFYGVDTSKKMLENAKKKKSCISFSHFKNYPLNYKDSFFNDIYCVDVIHHVTDLNAFFNEMHRISAPKCKLVICTESSVQLNKKYWLKYFPSISSIDQERFWAIDELIQSAENAGWRFLSENVYEQKLNEPIKKEFLAKVKSKSISVFAHLDKKEYQHGLDALFCDYNKGISIYKIDGYTLIQLEKEM from the coding sequence TTGTCAAAAAATTATGAAGTTAACTATGATTTGTATGCAGATGAATATTTAAAAAACAGAACAATTAACTTTCAAATATATAATTTATTAAGTAGTTTATTAAATATCTCGAAAGATAACAACATTCTTGAGTATGGGTGTGGAACAGGCAATTATTTGATTGAACTTGAAAAGAATTATCAGTGTAATTTTTACGGAGTTGATACATCAAAAAAAATGCTTGAGAATGCGAAAAAGAAAAAATCATGTATCAGTTTTTCTCATTTTAAAAACTATCCTTTAAATTATAAAGATTCTTTTTTTAATGATATTTATTGTGTAGATGTAATCCATCATGTTACCGATTTGAATGCTTTCTTCAATGAAATGCATCGAATCTCAGCTCCTAAATGTAAATTGGTAATATGTACCGAATCATCCGTTCAACTAAATAAAAAATACTGGCTAAAATATTTCCCAAGTATTTCTTCTATTGATCAAGAAAGATTTTGGGCAATAGACGAACTTATCCAATCGGCAGAAAATGCTGGTTGGCGATTTCTATCAGAAAATGTTTATGAACAAAAGCTTAATGAACCTATAAAGAAAGAATTTTTAGCTAAAGTAAAATCAAAATCAATTTCTGTTTTTGCACATCTTGACAAAAAAGAATACCAACATGGATTAGATGCCCTATTTTGCGATTACAATAAAGGCATTTCTATATATAAGATAGATGGGTATACATTAATACAATTAGAAAAGGAAATGTGA